The Chanos chanos chromosome 16, fChaCha1.1, whole genome shotgun sequence genome has a window encoding:
- the LOC115829766 gene encoding C-type mannose receptor 2-like yields MHQERWIISYTSYISQYHFVNVEKNWTEAQTHCREHYTDLATIDNQEDVNELVRTVNDNAEHVWIGLEKRGDVKWQWSLGDRQFYREGEMEFRNWEDNQPDGNADCRKAQSYCRETHTDLVSVRNQTENQDIHEIMTAANVTIAWIGLFRDSWKWSDHSNSSFRYWRPGIPDNRGGNENCAVVWIDRDVGQWGDWTCDRKTQFVCYEDKLVLINETLTWSEALNYCREHHVDLVSVHSEKIQRWVMKRVEKASTAHVWLGLRHSCTLGFWFWVSGESHCYENWAPGNRTGVEECERAVRTGAVESGGGKLWVSLPETERLNFICSNYEVETNGVGSLCLSGSIPPVHAY; encoded by the exons AGATGGATTATATCATACACCTCTTACATCTCTCAG TATCACTTTGTGAATGTGGAGAAGAactggactgaagcacagacacactgcagagagCACTACACTGACCTGGCCACTATTGATAACCAAGAGGACGTGAATGAGCTGGTGAGAACAGTGAACGACAACGCTGAACATGTTTGGATCGGACTGGAGAAGCGAGGTGATGTGAAGTGGCAGTGGTCTCTGGGAGACAGACAGttttacagagagggagagatggagttTAGAAACTGGGAGGATAACCAACCAGACGGCAATGCTGACTGT agaaaggctcagagctactgcagagagactcacacagacCTGGTCAGTGTGAGGAACCAGACTGAGAACCAGGACATACACGAGATCATGACGGCAGCCAATGTAACCATTGCCTGGATCGGCCTGTTCAGAGACTCCTGGAAGTGGTCAGATCACAGTAACTCCTCATTCAGATACTGGAGACCAGGAATACCTGATAACAGAGGAGGGAATGAGAACTGTGCTGTGGTTTGGATTGATAGAGATGTTGGACAATGGGGTGACTGGACGTGTGATCGTAAAACTCAGTTTGTCTGCTATGAGG ATAAACTGGTCCTGATCAATGAGACTCTGACCTGGAGCGAAGCTCTGAATTACTGCAGAGAGCATCATGTGGACCTGgtctcagttcactcagagaagaTCCAGAGGTGGGTGATGAAGAGGGTTGAAAAGGCCTCCACTGCTCATGTGTGGCTGGGCTTACGTCATTCCTGCACCCTTGGCTTCTGGTTTTGGGTGAGTGGAGAATCTCACTGCTACGAGAACTGGGCTCCAGGGAACAGAACAGGggtggaggagtgtgagagagcagtcagaACAGGAGCAGTGGAGTCTGGAGGAGGGAAACTGTGGGTCAGTTTGCCTGAGACCGAGAGACTCAACTTCATTTGCAGTAACTATGAAG TTGAGACCAACGGCGTAGGCAgcctgtgtttgtctgggtCCATTCCCCCAGTGCACGCCTACTAA